One genomic window of Pseudalkalibacillus berkeleyi includes the following:
- the leuD gene encoding 3-isopropylmalate dehydratase small subunit, giving the protein MTGINEVKGKIFPLDRDHVDTDQIIPKQFLKKIDRQGFGQFLFYHWRYHSDGSVKEDFPLNDPQYEGASILVGGENFGCGSSREHAPWALQDYGFQVIIAPSFADIFYNNCLKNGMLPVELNAQDVRRLMDHADELTVDLEQQTVSDKNGFQAQFEIDAYWKEMLLNGWDEISITLSYENQIEQYEILRQE; this is encoded by the coding sequence TTGACAGGAATTAACGAAGTAAAAGGTAAAATCTTCCCGCTAGATCGGGATCATGTGGATACAGATCAGATTATACCGAAACAGTTCTTGAAGAAAATCGATCGGCAAGGCTTTGGTCAATTCCTCTTCTATCATTGGAGGTACCATTCGGATGGATCTGTAAAAGAAGATTTTCCGTTGAACGATCCGCAATACGAAGGCGCATCTATACTAGTGGGTGGTGAGAATTTCGGTTGTGGATCCTCACGTGAACACGCACCGTGGGCTTTACAAGATTACGGTTTTCAAGTCATCATCGCGCCAAGTTTTGCTGACATTTTTTATAACAACTGTTTGAAGAACGGTATGTTACCAGTTGAGTTGAATGCTCAGGATGTTCGTAGGTTAATGGATCACGCAGATGAGCTTACAGTCGATTTAGAGCAACAAACGGTAAGCGACAAGAATGGGTTTCAAGCACAATTTGAAATCGATGCGTATTGGAAAGAGATGCTCTTGAATGGCTGGGATGAAATATCGATTACGCTCTCGTATGAGAACCAAATCGAACAATATGAAATATTACGACAGGAGTGA
- the ilvA gene encoding threonine ammonia-lyase, with translation MNAVHRTPLKQSHTLNQLTNRQVFLKLENMQRTGSFKLRGALNKICSLTDEEADRGIVCASAGNHAQGVALAASERGISAKIFMPNKTPRAKVEATRSYGADIQLIGETYQESFTAASEEMLAKGSTFVHAFDDEKVMAGQGTVALEMMQQCPDLDTIVVPVGGGGLISGVAVAAKSFHPHIKVVGVQSAGAPATYNHFTGKNKGNLNHVASIADGILVKKPGKRTYPIIEQYVDDMVTVSDEEIAYTILFMLEREKTLVEGAGATAIASLLCNKVEIGQRIGCIVSGGNVDLSKIELYRSLSKRYTEEQRLTSMS, from the coding sequence ATGAATGCTGTCCATCGAACACCGTTGAAACAGTCACATACGTTGAATCAACTAACGAACCGGCAAGTGTTTTTAAAGTTAGAAAACATGCAAAGGACAGGCTCTTTCAAATTAAGAGGCGCATTGAATAAAATCTGCTCATTAACGGATGAAGAAGCTGATCGAGGAATTGTTTGTGCATCCGCTGGCAATCATGCGCAAGGTGTAGCGCTCGCTGCATCTGAACGAGGTATTTCGGCAAAAATCTTCATGCCGAATAAAACACCACGTGCGAAAGTGGAAGCGACACGATCGTATGGAGCGGACATTCAATTGATTGGCGAGACGTATCAAGAGTCGTTTACAGCTGCAAGTGAAGAAATGCTAGCGAAAGGATCCACATTCGTCCATGCTTTTGATGATGAAAAGGTGATGGCTGGACAAGGGACCGTCGCTTTAGAAATGATGCAGCAATGTCCAGACTTAGATACAATTGTTGTTCCTGTCGGAGGAGGCGGATTGATTTCAGGCGTGGCGGTTGCAGCGAAAAGCTTCCACCCTCACATAAAAGTGGTCGGAGTACAATCTGCCGGAGCGCCTGCGACCTACAATCATTTTACAGGGAAAAATAAAGGGAACCTGAATCATGTCGCGAGCATTGCAGATGGGATTCTAGTGAAAAAGCCGGGGAAAAGAACGTACCCGATCATCGAGCAATATGTAGACGATATGGTGACGGTTAGTGATGAAGAAATTGCCTATACCATTCTGTTCATGCTGGAAAGGGAGAAGACACTTGTCGAAGGGGCAGGCGCAACCGCTATTGCATCACTACTTTGCAACAAAGTCGAAATCGGGCAACGTATCGGCTGTATCGTCAGCGGTGGAAACGTCGATCTAAGTAAAATTGAGCTGTATCGGTCTTTAAGCAAGCGATACACAGAGGAACAGCGCCTCACTTCAATGTCGTGA
- the thiL gene encoding thiamine-phosphate kinase, translating into MKDEFEFINRIKPNKTHQPTLIEGIGDDAALIRPESGYDDILCVDTMVENIHFNRKTMTPYQIGYKALAVNMSDIAAMGGQPKFYLVSIAIPNGWTETELDDIYRGMSELAESYEMDLIGGDTVSTSGPLTISVTAHGRVKQDRKLLRRNAKPGDVLFLTGPVGLSAAGLSILLEEAHSDKPIEELTKAHQLPTPQVKAGLLLSESGYRIALNDVSDGLASEAHEIAEASQVHIVIAEDKLPTIEALSFFDKKNVLDWMLNGGEDFQLIGTVSAEHWISLSNLFEKNGQTIHQIGTVSEGPSKVSLNSKNGLMPIDKKGYNHFT; encoded by the coding sequence ATGAAGGATGAATTCGAATTTATCAATCGTATTAAACCGAATAAGACTCATCAACCGACGCTTATTGAAGGAATCGGTGATGATGCGGCGCTCATTCGTCCAGAATCAGGATATGACGATATTTTATGTGTGGATACGATGGTCGAAAACATTCATTTCAATCGTAAAACGATGACCCCTTATCAGATCGGTTATAAAGCACTTGCTGTGAACATGAGCGACATTGCCGCGATGGGCGGACAGCCGAAGTTTTATCTAGTATCGATTGCGATACCTAATGGCTGGACTGAGACTGAGCTCGATGACATTTACCGCGGGATGTCAGAACTCGCGGAGTCTTATGAGATGGACTTGATTGGCGGAGATACCGTTTCGACGAGCGGTCCACTCACGATATCCGTCACAGCACACGGGCGAGTGAAACAAGACAGGAAGCTTTTACGAAGAAATGCGAAGCCTGGTGACGTACTGTTCTTAACAGGTCCAGTTGGTTTATCAGCCGCGGGCTTGAGTATACTGTTAGAAGAAGCGCACAGCGACAAGCCAATTGAAGAGCTAACGAAAGCTCACCAACTACCAACACCACAAGTAAAAGCTGGGTTGCTTCTATCTGAAAGTGGGTATAGAATTGCCTTAAACGATGTGAGTGACGGACTTGCAAGTGAAGCGCACGAAATTGCTGAGGCAAGTCAGGTTCATATCGTCATTGCCGAAGACAAGCTTCCCACTATTGAAGCACTCTCATTTTTCGACAAAAAGAATGTACTTGATTGGATGCTAAATGGCGGAGAGGATTTTCAATTAATCGGTACGGTATCTGCAGAGCATTGGATTTCACTTAGCAATTTATTCGAAAAGAATGGTCAAACGATCCATCAAATTGGAACCGTTTCTGAAGGACCATCGAAAGTGAGTCTGAATAGCAAAAATGGGCTTATGCCGATTGATAAAAAAGGATACAATCATTTCACGTGA
- the tsaE gene encoding tRNA (adenosine(37)-N6)-threonylcarbamoyltransferase complex ATPase subunit type 1 TsaE, with translation MNAYKLILKSPEETMEAAEQLGELLQPRDLITLEGDLGAGKTTFTKGLAKGLHIKRVVKSPTFTIIREYQGRLPLYHMDVYRLEDSQEDLGFDEYFEGEGVTVVEWAHIIEDFLPSERLDITIRRLNDDERELTLEPKGERFKRLCEEYRYESTGN, from the coding sequence ATGAATGCTTATAAATTGATATTAAAAAGTCCAGAAGAAACGATGGAGGCGGCCGAACAGCTTGGTGAGCTTCTACAGCCCAGAGACTTAATTACTTTAGAAGGTGATTTAGGCGCAGGGAAAACGACGTTTACGAAAGGACTTGCTAAAGGATTACATATAAAAAGAGTCGTCAAAAGTCCGACTTTCACGATTATTCGCGAATATCAAGGACGGCTACCGTTATATCATATGGACGTTTATCGTCTAGAGGACAGCCAAGAAGACCTTGGATTTGATGAGTACTTTGAAGGGGAAGGCGTGACGGTCGTCGAATGGGCGCATATTATAGAAGATTTCTTGCCCTCTGAACGGCTCGACATTACGATTCGTCGTCTGAATGATGATGAGCGTGAGCTGACTTTAGAGCCGAAGGGTGAACGTTTCAAAAGGTTATGTGAGGAGTATAGATATGAAAGCACTGGCAATTGA
- the tsaB gene encoding tRNA (adenosine(37)-N6)-threonylcarbamoyltransferase complex dimerization subunit type 1 TsaB, protein MKALAIDTSNLVMGVSVIVDDRIVGELTTNMKKNHSVRLMPAIENLLQEVDVKPNELDKIIVAKGPGSYTGVRIGVSVAKTMAWSLNIPVTGVSSLEVVARNGKYFDGLVCPLFDGRRGQIYTGLYGNIDGVFQMVQEERIIQLTDWIDILKEDAKRVLFLGNDLPLHQEKIVELMGDKAIFGQIADHNPRSSELAALGVSRENEDPHAFTPSYLQLAEAEAKWIANQKK, encoded by the coding sequence ATGAAAGCACTGGCAATTGATACATCGAATCTTGTCATGGGCGTTTCCGTTATCGTAGACGACCGGATCGTAGGGGAATTGACGACAAATATGAAGAAAAACCATTCTGTCCGTCTCATGCCAGCGATTGAAAATCTTTTACAAGAAGTCGATGTAAAGCCGAACGAATTAGATAAAATCATAGTAGCAAAAGGACCTGGTTCCTATACAGGGGTGCGGATCGGTGTTTCTGTTGCGAAAACGATGGCTTGGTCGTTGAACATCCCGGTTACAGGCGTATCGAGTCTTGAAGTCGTTGCTCGTAACGGCAAATATTTTGACGGGCTCGTATGTCCTTTGTTTGATGGCAGACGTGGTCAGATTTATACAGGTTTGTACGGAAATATCGACGGGGTCTTCCAGATGGTCCAAGAAGAACGAATTATTCAATTGACCGATTGGATTGATATTTTGAAAGAAGACGCCAAGCGTGTCTTGTTTTTAGGAAATGATCTTCCTCTTCATCAGGAAAAAATCGTGGAACTGATGGGAGATAAAGCGATATTTGGTCAAATTGCAGACCACAATCCGCGATCGTCTGAACTGGCTGCACTCGGGGTTAGCCGGGAGAATGAGGATCCCCATGCTTTTACACCAAGCTACTTACAATTAGCTGAAGCAGAAGCAAAGTGGATCGCTAATCAAAAAAAGTAG
- the rimI gene encoding ribosomal protein S18-alanine N-acetyltransferase, whose protein sequence is MVENLTFRVMTLADIDDVMKIEEASFPNPWSRIAFHNEIENNQFATYLILEVDDQPVGYCGIWVIIDEAHITNIAIIPTYRGKKYGDALMKKSIEQAKSMGAKTMTLEVRLSNEVAQKLYRKYGFENGGIRRNYYTDNGEDALVMWVNL, encoded by the coding sequence ATGGTGGAAAACTTAACGTTTCGAGTCATGACGTTAGCTGATATTGATGATGTAATGAAAATTGAAGAAGCTTCGTTCCCTAATCCTTGGAGTAGGATTGCTTTTCATAATGAAATTGAAAATAACCAATTTGCGACTTACTTGATTCTAGAAGTAGACGATCAACCTGTCGGATATTGCGGAATTTGGGTCATTATCGATGAAGCGCATATTACCAACATCGCAATTATTCCGACGTATCGAGGGAAAAAATATGGAGATGCGCTCATGAAGAAGTCGATCGAACAAGCAAAGAGCATGGGAGCAAAGACAATGACGCTTGAAGTCCGACTTAGCAATGAAGTCGCACAGAAATTATACCGTAAATATGGATTTGAAAATGGCGGAATTCGCAGAAATTATTATACTGATAATGGTGAAGATGCATTAGTAATGTGGGTGAATTTGTAA
- the tsaD gene encoding tRNA (adenosine(37)-N6)-threonylcarbamoyltransferase complex transferase subunit TsaD — protein sequence MKTDEIILGIETSCDETAASIVKNGTELLSNVVASQIESHKRFGGVVPEIASRHHVEQITIVIEEAMKEAGVEFEDLSAIAVTEGPGLVGALLIGVNSAKALALAHGIPLVAVHHIAGHIYANRLMEPMEFPMLALVVSGGHTELVYMEEHGSFEIIGETRDDAAGEAYDKVARTLKLPYPGGPHIDQLAQEGTATIDLPRAWLEPDSYDFSFSGLKSAVINTLHNATQRGVEISPNDLAASFQESVIDVLVEKAHRAAVAYDVKQIVVAGGVAANKGLRARLRERFEETDIKLSIPPLWLCTDNAAMIAAAGSIEYNKGKRADMKLNGNPGLDLEAF from the coding sequence ATGAAAACAGATGAAATCATACTTGGGATTGAAACGAGTTGCGACGAGACGGCAGCATCTATCGTAAAAAATGGAACTGAACTGCTTTCGAATGTCGTAGCCTCTCAAATAGAAAGTCATAAACGATTCGGTGGTGTGGTACCGGAAATTGCATCACGCCATCACGTTGAACAAATTACAATTGTCATAGAAGAAGCGATGAAAGAAGCAGGGGTTGAATTTGAAGATTTGAGCGCTATTGCAGTGACGGAAGGACCAGGGCTTGTCGGCGCTTTATTAATTGGGGTTAATTCCGCCAAAGCACTCGCACTCGCTCATGGTATACCGCTTGTAGCAGTGCACCATATCGCAGGTCACATTTATGCCAATAGGTTGATGGAGCCGATGGAATTTCCAATGCTCGCTTTAGTCGTATCGGGTGGACATACGGAGCTCGTATATATGGAGGAGCACGGTTCATTTGAAATTATCGGAGAAACGAGAGATGACGCAGCTGGTGAAGCATATGATAAAGTCGCGCGTACGTTGAAGCTTCCTTACCCAGGTGGTCCTCATATCGATCAACTCGCTCAAGAAGGAACAGCGACGATCGACTTACCACGCGCATGGTTAGAGCCTGATTCGTACGATTTCAGCTTCAGTGGCTTGAAATCAGCAGTCATCAATACACTTCATAATGCTACACAACGTGGTGTAGAAATTAGCCCGAACGATTTAGCGGCAAGCTTCCAAGAAAGTGTAATCGATGTTTTAGTAGAAAAAGCACATCGCGCGGCCGTAGCCTATGACGTGAAGCAAATCGTAGTAGCTGGTGGGGTTGCTGCCAATAAAGGATTGCGAGCGAGATTAAGAGAACGGTTTGAAGAAACGGACATCAAGTTGTCGATCCCGCCATTATGGTTATGTACAGATAACGCAGCGATGATCGCCGCAGCTGGATCAATTGAATACAACAAAGGAAAGCGTGCCGACATGAAACTGAACGGCAATCCAGGGCTTGATCTGGAGGCTTTCTAA
- a CDS encoding zinc-binding dehydrogenase — MKAVQVKGYGDVDQLEIVEKPIPEPKSNEVLIQVKACAINNTEIWMREGAYGTEGKSGWRPEGVQFPRIPGSDITGKVVKVGSQVNESMMGRDVVLFPFTSSGEEGLEHISEDMSFIGSEYDGGYAEYVVWPADLCYPMPLSNYIESAVFSVSGMTAWHMVEQIQAKPNETIMVTGANGGVGSLNVQIASKVFGAKVIAIVGDLALETKMKELGASHVLSYKSESLADEIIEVNGGPIDSVLDVVGDALFATSLQVLKKGGKFCTSGSAGGQKTELDFRTMYLKHITLYGSVLGTRSEFKRMLDAISEGKIKPVIDRTFPLEQAREAQTYFKNAGKLGKIVLLTEE; from the coding sequence ATGAAAGCTGTACAAGTTAAAGGGTACGGAGATGTAGATCAATTAGAAATTGTAGAAAAGCCGATACCAGAGCCTAAGAGCAATGAAGTCCTTATACAAGTAAAGGCTTGCGCAATTAATAACACGGAGATTTGGATGAGAGAAGGCGCTTACGGTACTGAAGGGAAATCCGGATGGCGACCAGAAGGCGTTCAGTTTCCGAGGATTCCTGGGTCTGATATTACAGGAAAAGTTGTAAAAGTAGGAAGTCAAGTCAATGAAAGCATGATGGGCAGGGATGTGGTACTGTTCCCATTTACATCAAGTGGCGAAGAGGGGCTCGAGCATATTTCTGAAGATATGTCCTTCATAGGATCGGAATATGACGGCGGATATGCTGAGTATGTCGTCTGGCCTGCTGACCTTTGTTATCCAATGCCTCTTTCTAACTATATTGAAAGCGCCGTTTTCTCTGTTAGCGGTATGACCGCATGGCATATGGTTGAGCAAATCCAAGCGAAGCCTAATGAAACGATAATGGTGACTGGCGCAAACGGTGGTGTGGGGTCTTTGAACGTTCAAATTGCCTCCAAAGTATTTGGTGCGAAAGTCATTGCAATCGTTGGAGACTTAGCTTTAGAAACGAAAATGAAAGAACTAGGAGCGAGTCATGTACTGTCTTATAAGTCGGAAAGCCTTGCTGATGAAATAATAGAGGTGAACGGAGGACCGATCGATTCTGTATTAGATGTCGTTGGGGATGCTTTATTTGCAACCTCCCTACAAGTGTTGAAAAAGGGCGGTAAATTCTGCACTTCTGGATCTGCAGGAGGGCAGAAAACGGAACTCGATTTTCGCACGATGTACTTAAAACACATTACCTTATATGGGTCCGTTTTAGGAACAAGGTCAGAATTTAAACGGATGCTTGATGCAATTTCAGAGGGTAAAATAAAACCAGTCATCGATCGTACTTTTCCCCTAGAACAAGCAAGAGAAGCTCAAACTTACTTCAAAAATGCAGGAAAACTAGGAAAAATCGTCTTACTCACGGAAGAGTAA
- a CDS encoding helix-turn-helix domain-containing protein: MIGGAKIYYHRMKKGLTQNELSNGICSISYLSKIENDSIQSNPETLKLLCKRLDINFEDNQNLNSELKKQLLDVYTLIKQREIIQIKNKMEEIKLKVKDVEDPTINSLYKLINARYYLLVKDYKKAKHYLEKVENLTKFFSDELKYFFNSFSGLYCYLSGDYKSSLRFYQEAKQISQAMHRYEPEFIYQLSILYSKLGRNTKSIITAYEALAAFDKNANYERSVDCHILLGIGYNRIGDDQSAELYLSKALKASRYLPNNDYIQSIAYHNLGLVNSNRGKSIEAIINYKKSIENNLHIQTTYMLAKEYYIIENHTQSYNWLNKGLSYVENIEDSYSFKLWILKYEIDKNESSKEYQELLTKAVSYFEEKEDYLNLRECYEKLGHYYSEKFMYKNSSIYYLKANNLKLFS; encoded by the coding sequence ATGATTGGAGGAGCAAAGATATATTATCATAGAATGAAAAAAGGACTAACTCAAAATGAGTTATCTAATGGGATTTGCTCAATTTCATATCTAAGTAAAATTGAAAATGATAGCATTCAGTCTAATCCAGAAACATTAAAATTATTATGTAAGCGATTAGATATAAATTTTGAAGATAATCAAAATTTAAATTCGGAACTTAAAAAACAATTATTAGATGTTTATACCCTTATTAAACAACGTGAGATTATACAAATAAAAAATAAAATGGAAGAAATTAAATTAAAAGTTAAAGATGTTGAAGATCCAACTATCAATTCTTTATATAAGTTAATCAATGCAAGATATTATTTGTTAGTAAAAGATTATAAGAAAGCAAAGCATTATTTAGAAAAAGTTGAAAATCTAACAAAATTTTTTTCAGATGAGTTAAAATATTTTTTTAATAGTTTTTCTGGACTATATTGTTATTTAAGTGGGGATTATAAATCTTCGTTACGCTTTTATCAAGAGGCTAAGCAAATAAGCCAAGCAATGCATAGGTATGAACCAGAGTTTATCTATCAGCTATCAATTTTATATAGTAAACTTGGGCGTAATACTAAGTCGATTATTACAGCCTATGAAGCTTTGGCAGCTTTTGATAAAAATGCTAATTATGAAAGAAGTGTTGATTGTCATATTCTTTTAGGAATTGGCTACAACCGTATAGGGGATGACCAGTCTGCTGAACTTTATTTATCAAAAGCATTAAAGGCATCCAGATATTTACCTAATAACGATTACATACAATCCATAGCTTATCATAATTTGGGGTTGGTAAATTCAAATAGAGGAAAAAGCATTGAAGCAATAATAAATTACAAAAAAAGCATCGAGAACAATTTACATATACAAACAACTTATATGTTGGCAAAAGAGTACTATATTATAGAAAATCATACTCAATCATATAACTGGCTTAATAAAGGTTTATCTTATGTTGAAAATATAGAAGATAGTTATTCGTTTAAACTCTGGATTCTTAAATATGAAATCGACAAGAATGAATCTTCTAAAGAGTATCAAGAGTTATTAACTAAGGCTGTAAGCTATTTTGAAGAAAAAGAGGATTATTTAAATTTAAGAGAGTGTTATGAAAAACTGGGGCACTACTACTCTGAGAAATTTATGTACAAGAATTCAAGTATATATTATTTAAAGGCAAATAACCTAAAATTATTTTCTTAG
- a CDS encoding MFS transporter has protein sequence MFKLVKTNQKFRRLAAALFVSEVGSWFSYMLLIVLTYSSTKSLLTTMGVTGSLSIGSLIGGAVAGVFIENKRPVKVIVTTNIVSAIGICSLYFLPNYLWIYFIAAFFLALVSSFRNPAFNKFIVDIVDKENLMDANATFQTTRELVKIIGPGLAATVLAVLPESEKNLGFVIDAVTYVIASTFLMGVLFKNIEGTKISVEKNKNTQTFWQRWVEGLAPAKSPVIISILMMYVFIMFGIAGVDVTFTAHVNTSGYEAEFVGYILGALSCGMILTSIFGSKYIKKLSLHVQLGGATAGLGLFYMGIGLSGSLYFMMVSAFFLGIFNSTFNISASTFWQTAIPYDQLGRFFSVITSFLSTITLIGMGLNGFIGTISSASFVILICGIMILFSGVISLFVIMRLSEEDQVEVLEEKVN, from the coding sequence ATGTTTAAGCTAGTGAAGACTAATCAAAAATTCCGTAGGTTAGCCGCTGCTCTGTTTGTTTCTGAAGTAGGATCTTGGTTTAGTTATATGTTGTTAATCGTGTTGACATATAGCTCAACTAAATCTTTGTTAACAACAATGGGAGTAACAGGAAGCTTAAGTATTGGTAGTTTAATAGGAGGTGCGGTTGCAGGGGTTTTTATTGAAAATAAAAGACCTGTTAAAGTAATTGTTACCACAAATATTGTGAGTGCGATAGGTATTTGTTCGCTATATTTCTTACCAAATTATTTATGGATCTATTTCATTGCCGCTTTTTTCTTAGCCCTTGTTTCCTCATTTCGAAATCCTGCTTTTAATAAGTTTATTGTTGATATTGTTGATAAAGAAAATTTAATGGATGCAAACGCAACATTTCAAACAACTCGTGAATTGGTAAAAATAATTGGCCCAGGCTTAGCTGCAACTGTATTAGCAGTTCTACCTGAAAGTGAAAAGAATTTAGGATTCGTAATTGATGCAGTAACTTATGTTATTGCTAGTACCTTTTTGATGGGAGTGTTATTCAAAAACATTGAAGGTACTAAAATCAGTGTTGAAAAAAATAAGAACACTCAAACCTTTTGGCAACGTTGGGTTGAGGGATTAGCACCTGCAAAATCTCCTGTAATTATCAGTATATTAATGATGTATGTATTTATTATGTTTGGAATAGCAGGTGTTGATGTTACTTTTACCGCTCATGTTAATACTAGTGGTTACGAGGCTGAGTTCGTAGGATATATTTTAGGTGCCCTCAGTTGTGGAATGATCTTAACATCAATTTTCGGCTCAAAATATATAAAGAAATTGTCACTTCATGTACAGCTTGGTGGAGCAACTGCTGGGTTAGGGTTGTTTTACATGGGAATTGGATTGTCTGGAAGTCTTTATTTCATGATGGTTTCAGCTTTTTTCCTCGGTATATTCAATTCAACATTCAATATAAGTGCGTCAACATTTTGGCAAACAGCAATCCCATATGATCAACTAGGAAGGTTTTTCAGTGTTATAACGAGCTTTTTAAGTACTATTACATTAATCGGTATGGGTCTAAATGGATTTATAGGTACAATTTCTAGTGCAAGTTTTGTGATATTAATTTGCGGAATTATGATATTGTTTTCCGGAGTTATATCTTTATTTGTAATAATGAGACTAAGCGAAGAGGATCAAGTGGAAGTATTAGAAGAAAAGGTTAACTGA
- a CDS encoding MFS transporter: MSEWKKPILLISAIGVSQIGNWIYLIALNITILDLTGSAAAVAGLYIIRPIAILLTNTWSGSVIDRVNKRKLMIFIDIVRGILVFTIPFIGELWIIYLLLLLINTFGTFFGPVSSVYITKLIPYQRRKRFNSIMSMTGSGAFLTGPATAGVLIIYFGTELCIIINAATFMICAFFIFLLPNVDENTNGARDPIGWKTIVNDWKVVEMFSIKAKYFLVVYILFQSAMLIGFALDSQEVTFIKQNLELSDRDYGFIVSLTGLGAISGGIFSAMATKKIPLKFYLGVGMLLTSLGYVMFYSSINFITATIAFVFLGFFMAFANTGFATYFQNNVPVEIMGRFGSITDMIQGIIQIGFTLILGFLAEWFSLQFICIVFSLVGTFMALVLLTIILKSPSSSYFNENSKVING; encoded by the coding sequence ATGAGCGAATGGAAAAAGCCTATTTTATTAATATCAGCCATAGGTGTTTCTCAAATAGGTAATTGGATATACCTAATTGCCTTAAATATTACCATATTGGACTTAACCGGTTCAGCGGCAGCAGTGGCAGGTCTTTATATAATTAGACCAATCGCGATTTTACTCACTAATACTTGGTCAGGAAGTGTAATTGATAGGGTAAACAAAAGAAAACTTATGATTTTTATTGATATAGTACGTGGTATCCTAGTTTTCACCATTCCTTTTATTGGGGAACTTTGGATAATCTATTTACTACTTCTATTAATAAATACTTTTGGGACATTTTTCGGTCCTGTTTCATCTGTTTATATAACAAAGTTGATTCCATATCAGAGAAGAAAAAGGTTCAATTCAATAATGAGCATGACAGGTTCAGGAGCATTTCTGACTGGACCTGCTACAGCAGGAGTACTAATTATTTATTTTGGTACTGAGTTATGCATTATTATTAACGCAGCTACCTTTATGATTTGTGCATTCTTCATTTTTCTCCTTCCAAATGTAGATGAAAATACAAATGGAGCAAGAGATCCGATTGGTTGGAAAACTATTGTAAATGATTGGAAAGTAGTTGAGATGTTTTCTATAAAAGCAAAATATTTCCTAGTTGTTTATATTCTTTTCCAATCTGCAATGTTAATCGGTTTTGCTTTAGATTCGCAAGAAGTCACATTTATTAAACAAAACCTTGAATTATCAGACCGTGATTATGGATTTATCGTGAGTTTGACTGGTTTAGGAGCCATATCAGGTGGAATCTTTTCAGCTATGGCAACTAAAAAGATTCCATTAAAGTTTTATTTAGGAGTTGGAATGTTGTTAACCTCTCTTGGGTATGTAATGTTTTATTCATCAATTAATTTTATTACTGCAACTATAGCATTTGTATTCTTAGGCTTCTTTATGGCATTTGCTAATACAGGATTCGCAACCTATTTTCAAAATAATGTTCCAGTTGAAATTATGGGGAGGTTTGGCAGTATTACTGATATGATCCAAGGAATTATTCAAATTGGATTTACTTTAATTCTGGGATTTCTGGCAGAATGGTTCTCTTTACAATTTATTTGCATAGTATTTTCACTTGTTGGTACATTTATGGCATTAGTTCTACTTACAATCATATTAAAGTCCCCTAGTTCAAGTTATTTTAATGAGAATTCTAAGGTAATTAATGGCTAA
- a CDS encoding GNAT family N-acetyltransferase: MKVREATKTDVPQMVSLIEQLGYPTAIEQFEQRFEKIFTNPCYHTLVAEVENQLVGMAGLCTDLFYEYDGSYVRIVALLLIQITEEEA; the protein is encoded by the coding sequence ATGAAGGTTAGGGAAGCTACAAAAACTGATGTTCCACAAATGGTCTCTTTAATCGAACAACTTGGTTATCCAACCGCGATAGAACAGTTTGAACAGAGGTTTGAAAAGATTTTTACTAATCCATGCTATCATACATTAGTTGCAGAGGTGGAGAATCAACTTGTTGGGATGGCAGGGTTATGTACGGATTTGTTTTACGAATACGATGGTTCTTATGTTCGAATTGTAGCTTTGTTGTTGATTCAAATTACAGAAGAAGAGGCATAG
- a CDS encoding GNAT family N-acetyltransferase, whose product MYGFVLRIRWFLCSNCSFVVDSNYRRRGIGKKLMQEIESWARNQGVTAIALNSGNRKERKDAHQFYFSMGFEAKSIGYGKDLT is encoded by the coding sequence ATGTACGGATTTGTTTTACGAATACGATGGTTCTTATGTTCGAATTGTAGCTTTGTTGTTGATTCAAATTACAGAAGAAGAGGCATAGGAAAAAAGTTAATGCAAGAAATCGAAAGTTGGGCAAGAAATCAAGGCGTTACTGCAATAGCTTTAAATAGTGGAAATCGTAAAGAGAGAAAAGATGCACACCAATTTTATTTTAGCATGGGCTTTGAAGCTAAAAGTATCGGGTATGGTAAGGACCTTACTTAA